A region of the Myxococcus guangdongensis genome:
TGGAAGCGGGTCTGCTCGATGTCCAGGTAGCGCTCCAGGAAGTCCAGGTCCTCGTGCAGGGGGACCCACTGCCGCCCGGTGGAGTTGAGCGTCATGCGCAGCAGCTCGCTGACGCCGGTGAGCATGCGGATGGAGCCCGCGGTGTCCTGCTTGCGCACGAGGACGGAGAGGGCGTTGAGCGTGTTGAAGAGGAAGTGCGGATGGAGCTGGGCGCGCAGGACGTCGAGCTGCGCGTGGGCCAGCCGCGTCTCGAGCTGGGACTGGGCCAGCGCTCCCTCGCGATAGCGGTGGTGGTACTCCACGGCATAGCCGATGGCCACCAGCGTGCCGTAGATGAGCAGGGACGTGATGACGTGCTTGGCCATCATCAACGGCAGCATCTGTCCGAGCGACGTCTCCGCGAGCCACTTCTCCCCCGCGGTCCGCGACACGAAGTAGATGAGCGTCACGTACGGGACCATGAGCGCGGCGAGGGCCGCGACATGGACCGCGAGCGCCCGGGGCCAGACGCCGCGCTCCAGGCGGAAGCGCCGCCCGAGCCCCAGCACCACCGGGGTGGCGAAGGCCCAGTACTGCCAGGGCGGCAGTTGCACCAGCAGCGCCCGGGTGAAGGAATAGGTGGGGTCCTTGGCCTGCGCGTAGACCCAGGTGTGGAGCGCGGTGATGACGCCCGGCACCGCGTAGACGAGCATCAACACCGGCAGCCGGTGCGCCAGCGGGAGCAGCGCGGATGGAGCCGACGCCCCGAGCGTCGCGGCGGGGGACGACAGCAGGGGGCTCGCGACACGAGAGGTGGATTCCACGCGGCGTCGGAGTCTACGCCCGAACCCGGCCGCCTCCGAACGGGTGCAGCCAACGGGCACCGGCGTGCAGCCAACGGGCCCGCCCGCCGGCCCCCGCTCCCCGCGTCACGACGGGCGGCGGGAGAACACGCCCAGCTTGTCGCGATTCCACGCGTTGATGGTCAGCGACGTGGCCCGGTTGCGCGAGAAGGTGAAGATGGCGCCGGAGAACCCGGAGGCGTTCTCCCCCGTGGTCTGGAAGAAGAACTCGTCGCCGCTGTAGTGCATGAGCGGGAAGCGCTTGCCCGCGGGCCCGACGGTGAAGGACAGCATGCCCTGCTGGAGCGACACGGTGAGGTCGCCGTAGACGCGGTTCGGATAGGTGCCGACGTAGGCGCCCAGGCTTCGCGGCGGCGTCGGATTCACCGCGGGCCGCGAGTACTTCGTCTGGTCCTCGGTGACCGGCTCGGCCACGAGGGGCCCCAGGTAGGCCAGCCAGTTCCGCGTCGAGGCGTTGTAGCGGACGATGTCGACGAACTCGGCGGCGATGGCCTCCGGCAGGCCCCGGGGGTCCGCGTTGGTCAGCACGGCGATGCCCAGCTTCTTCGAGGGGAACAGGAGGATGCTCGTCGCGGCGCCACGCCCGAAGGCCCCCGAGTGGCTCAACCGCAGCTCCCCGGTGTTCTCGTAGTCGACGTTCCACCCCAGGCCGTAGAAGCCGCTGCGACCTCCGAGTTCCTCGGGCCCATGCGTGACGCTCTGCGGGCGCCAGAGGGTCTGCAGCCCCGCCGTGTCCACCAGCGGCCCCTGGAGGCCCGGGACACTGCCGCCCGCGAGCAGCATCGTCAGCCAGCGGGCCAGGTCTCGCACCGAGGCGTTCGCGCCGCCCGCGGGCGCCTGCCCGTCATTGTTCGCGCCCAGGTCCGGCGTCCACCGGCCATTCACCAGCGTGTGCAGCGCCGCGCGGTTCTTGCTCGCCTGGAGCTCCGCGAAGGAATAGTTCGCGCTGCTCATCCCCAGGGGCGCGAAGAGCACCTCGCGCGCCAGGTCTCCCCACGAGCGCCCCGTGGACGCCGCGAACGCCACCGCGCCGGCCGTCAGTCCGTAGTTGGTATAGGCGTACGAGTCGCGGAAGCGTGACAGGGGATACAGCGCGAGCTTCGAGACGATCTGCTCGCCGGGGTAGCCGAGGTCCTCGAGCAGGTCCCCCGCATGGTCCGGCAGGCCGCTGCGATGCGCGAACATGTCCGCGACGGTGACGTGCTGGCCCACCCACGGGTCCGCCAGGGTGAAGCCGGGGCGCAGCGACTGGAGCGTGTCGTTCCAGCCCTGCCCCTTGGACAGCTGCCGCGTCAGGGCGGCGGCGATCACCGTGGAGCTCAAGGGCTTGGAGACGGAGGCCAGCTGGAAGACGGTGTCCGGGTCGACGTCGCCCGCGACTCCGGCCTGCCGCTCCCCGATTCCCTTCAGGTAGCGGACCGCGCCGTCGTACACCACGGCGACCGCGATGCCCGGGACGGTGGTGGCCGCCTTGTCCTTCTTGATGATGTCCTCGAGCACGGCCAGCGCGCGGGTCACACCTTCCGGGGTGATTTCGCCGCAGGTCGATGCCGTCGCGGCGGCCGTGGCTCCACGAGCGACCTGCGGAGGCACGGCGGCCTGGGCCGTCGAGCTCCCCCCTCCTGTCACGGCCACCCCGACGCCCGCGGCACCGAGCCCCTGCAACAGTGCCCTGCGCGGCAGCCCTGGTGTCGAGCCGTTCACACCGTCCTGCGCCATGTCGGCCTCCTCGGTCTGACGTCGAAGAGGTTTCGACGAGCCGGCCGCGCGGAGGGTGGGAAGCAGCAGGCACACGCGCAACGTCCCGAAGGCCAGTTGCGCGACGCGTGGCGCCGACTACGTTCGCGCGCGTCGCCGTGTGTCTCTCACGGGACCCGAGGTGAGGGGATGGCCGGTCCGAGCGAAGTGAAGACACCCAGGCCGAGGGGACGGCCACCTCGGCTGTCCAGTCCGCTCGTCATCGAGACGGCCGTGAAGGTCGTGCGTGAAAACGGGCTGCGGAACCTCTCGATGCGCGCGCTGGCGGAGCGGCTCGGCGCGACGCCCATGGCCTTCCATCACCACGTCGGAGACCGCGAGGCGCTGGTGGGCCGCGTGGTGGAGCACATCTTCGAGCAGCTCGCGCTCCCTGACGACCGCCTCGCGCCGCTCGACTGGCTGCGGGAAGTGGCCATGCGGGTGCGCGGGCTGGGACTGGAGCATCGAGGGGTGATGGACTTCCTCCTGGAGGAAGGACCCGCGGTGCACGGGGCGCTGGTCGTCCTGGACAGGACCGTCACGAAGCTGCACGAGGCGGGAATGCCGTGGCGCGAGGCGGGGGATTTGAACACCACGTTCTTCTCCTGGCTCGCGGGCACCATCCGTCGCCAGGAGCCGTGGGCCGCGAGGAGGAAGGACGCGCCCCTTCCCCTCCAGCGCTTCCACACCGCCGCCCTCGCGCTCCCCGCCCAGGACCATCCAGGTGTGTCGCAGACACTGGCGCGCATGCGGACCCTGGATGTCGAGGCGGAGTTCCAGAACAGCCTCGACTTCATGCTGGAGGGAATCGGCCGACGCCTCGAGCAACACCGCGCCGGGAGGCCTCGGGGGCCATAGTCGGAAGGCTCAACGCACCTGGCTCTGCGCCAGCAACGCGGGAGGCGAGGCGTTCAGCACGCCCAGAAAGAGCCGCCCGTGGAAGCCGTCCGGTCTGGCGGCGTCGAAGAGCCGCACGCCCGGGCTCACCGTGGAGAACTGCAGCGCCTCGTTCGTCGGGCTGATGCCGAAGACGTTGCACTCCACGTCGTCCCAGACGCTGTAGCGGCAGGCGTACTGGGTGCCGCGCTTGAAGCCGACGTCCAGGGCGCGGACGGACGACGGCAGCGCCTTGGCCACGCGCGCGCCGAACGGCTCGAAGTCACTGTCCCAGCCCACCCTGGCGGTGCGCGCATGCACGCTGCCGGTGAGCACCAGCGTCCAGGCCTGGGCGCGTCCGGCGTGGACGGCGAGCAGGTTGCTGGCCATCCGGGCCTCGCGCGCGTTGCCCTTCACCTTCTCGCCGTCGATGGCGGCCAGGGCCACGTCCTTGCCGGAGACGCGCAGGCGGCGCACCTGCTCCACGAGCCAGAGCATGGCGCGGCTGCTGCGACCATCCTGGTACACGCGGCGCCAGAAGGTGCTCTCCAAGAGCAGCGCCTGCGCGTCCTCGGGCTTGCCCTCGCTGGCGAGATAGCGCTCCAGCAACGGCTGCTCGGAGGCGGGCACCGTCAGCCCCAGCGTCACCGGCAGCCCCTTCGACGTGGCCTCGCACAGCATCCGCAAGGCCATGGACGGCACCTCCTGAGCGCCCAGCGGGTCCGCGATGAACAACACCTGGCCCGCGGCCAGCAAGGGGCTCGCGCCGTCCACGGGCGCGCCGCACTCCGCCGTGCCCGGGCCGTCATTCGCGCCCCAGCCCTCCATCTGCACCGAGCGCACGGACACGGGCGCGTTGCCATCGACCAGCTCCAGCGCGGGCACCATCTCCATCCGCTCGAGCAGCTGTCGCTCGATGCCCAGGTCTCGCACGCCCTGCACCATCCGGAAGCGCTCCATGCCCGGCGCGCTCGGGAACGGGTCCTTGAGCGGGACCGGTCGGGCAGCGCCCTGTCCACCCGGTGCGGACCCGTAGGCCTCCATCCGTGCGTCCAGGGGGTTCGGACCCTGGTCGGCGAGGATCTCGCTGTTCATCGAGTCCCACGCGCGCGGGCCCACCTCGACGACGTTGTCCATCTCGTTGTAGCGGAGCCGGAAGACGCGGACGAGCGTCTGGCGAGGACCCAGCCGCTCACCCTTGACGTAGTAGCGCTCGAGGGTGCGCAGCTTCTTGGTGTTCCTGCCGGGCTCGTGCGCGGAGGTGAACATCTCCAGCCCGCCCTCCTTCTCCAGCACGTCGTAGCGCTCCGACTCCAGGATGCGCCGGGCCGTCATCATCGCGTCCTCGGCGGGCGCCAGGTACACCGTCTCCGCGACGGGGGTCTCGAACTCCCCCGTCTCCGGGTTGATGTTCGCACCGAGCGGACGGGTCAACGTCGCGCAGCCCGTGAACATCAACCCGAAAAGCAGTCCGTACCGGCGCATCGTGGTCCCCTGTCCCGAGCGCGAAGGGGCTCGGCGTATCTCTCGGGCTGGGAACGGCAGGGGGGCGCCGCGCATATCGCGACCAGCCGCGTGTGGCAAAGCGCGCTACAGCGATTCCACGAACATCGCCAGGTCGCGAGAGGCTCCCGAGGGCGTCATGGTACCCGCCGCGGGCGCGGACACCTCGAAGAGCTGCTCCGTCTCACCCGCAGGCACCTCCAGCGTGAAGACATGGGGCTGACCCGGCTTGATGACGAGGTTGGGCAGGGGCACACCGTTGGTGAGCGCCGTCACCGTCTGCGCGGCGAGCACGCCTCCGGTGAGCAACAGGCCGCGATATCGCCGCTCCCGTGAGCGACACGAACCACGTCCCCGACGTCACGGGTCATCGAGGCCTCATCTCAAGGCTGCCGCAGGAAGCGGTGAACGCTCACGAAGTGGCTTGCGACCCCAGGGCATGTGCATTGCTCATCAGTCGACCTACGACGCCACAGCGCGTCTGGCGGTCAACGCTCCCAGCCCGACAGGCCTATAAGGTTAATCTCGTTTTACCGCTTTGCGCATGATGTTTGTGGCCCGGCCGCCCGGAGCCAGCGCCTCCGCATGCCCCTGGCGTGGAGCGCCCGAGAAACCGTCGACCACAAGGAGCACCCTCATGTCTGGCAAGTTTGTTTCACGCAGTCTGGCGTTGCTGGGAATCTGTGGAGGGCTGAGCGCGCTGGGAGGCTGTGAGCGCGCCGAGCCAGCACCCGCGGACCTCGAGCCGGTGGCCCAGGTGGAGAGCGCCGCCATCGTCGACACCATCACCGCGGGCACCTACGTCATCCGTTCGGTGATGACCAACAAATGTATCGACGTCGACTCCTCGAGCACGGCGGACGGCGCCAAGGTGCAGCAATGGGATTGCAACGGGACCAATGCACAGCGATTCGTCGTCACGCCGACGTCCGGCGGCTACTTCAGCATCATCAACGTGAACAGCAACAAGGGGCTCGACATCAAGGAGGCCAGCGTCGCGGCGAACGCGCTCGTCCATCAATGGAGCTACGGAGGTGGAACGAACCAGCAGTTCCGCTTCGTGAAGGAAGTGGGCAGTGAGTTCAGCATCCGCGCCCGCCACACGGACATGGCCATCGACGTGTACTGGGGCAATACGGCCAACGGCACGGAGTTGGTGCAATACCCCTATGAGCAGCGAACGAACCAGCGCTGGACGTTCGACCGTGTCGATGGAGGCGGCGGCACGGGGCTGGCGGCCATCCTGAGCGAATCCACGTTCAACGCCATGTTCCCGAACCGGAACCCTTTCTACACCTACAGCAGCCTCATCGCCGCCGCGAGCACCTTTCCGGCCTTCGCCAATACCGGCTCGCTGGAGACGCGCAAGCGCGAGGTGGCGGCCTTCTTCGCCAACACGGCGCACGAGACCGGGGACTATGTCTACATCGAGGAGATCGCTCGTGGCCCCTACTGTGGCACCTGGGGCCCGCCGGGGTGCAACTGCGTCCCAGGCAAGTCGTACTACGGACGTGGGCCCATCCAGCTGTCCTGGAACGGCAACTACTGCGCCGCGGGAACCGCGCTGAACCTGCCACTGCACACGAACCCCGACCTGCTGGCCCAGGACGCAAACGCCTCGTGGCGCTCCGCCTTCTGGTTCTGGACCACCCAGACGGGTGCCGGAAGCATGACCCCACACAGCGCCATGGTGAACGGGGCCGGCTTCGGTGAGACCATCCGCACCATCAATGGCGCGTTGGAGTGCAACGGTGGAAACCCGGGGCAGGTGCAGAGCCGCATCCAGAAGTATCAGGACATCGCCAACCGGCTCGGCGTGAGCCCTGGCGGCAACCTGGGCTGCTGAGGGGCAAGTCCCCACTCTCGTGGAGTGGGGCCTGAGGTCGCCGGAGAATCGACGGCCTCACCCCACGGGAACACCGGGCATGTCGCGAACGACCTTCTCGAGCTCCGAGCGGGCCACCGACTCCGGCGTCCACCGCATCAGCGTGTCGCGCACGCTGCGTGCGAAGCCGTTCTCCCATTGGGCAACCCGCCCGATCATCCACGAGCGGTCGCGAATCCGCTCCGCCCGCGGACGACGGAGCTGCTCATACCGAGCCAGCGCCTCATCCGTGGGCCCCATCGACACCAGGAGCTGCGCGAGCGCCGCGGCGTCCTCGATGGCCAGCCCCGCGCCCTGCCCCAGGTTCGGCGTCACCGCGTGGGCCGCGTCACCGAGCAACACGACACGAGGCTTCCACCACCGCGGCGCGGAGCAATCCTCGATGTCGTTGTGAAGCAGCCCGTCAAGACCACCGAACGCCGCCAACGCCGAGCGGGCCGGGTCCGCGAAGCCGGCATAGCGCGCCTGGAAGCCCGACAGGTCCTTCCACGGAGCTGGAGTGCGACGCGGGGCATTGAGCGTGAGGAAGACATAGGACTTCCGCTCGCCCAGCGGCACCACACCCACGCGCCTGCCCGTTCCCCACATCTCCACCACCGCGTCCTCGAAGTGCCCATCCACCACGCCACGCCAGCACGTGTAACCCGAGTAGCGAGGGTGCACCTCGGCGCCGCACACGTGCTCCCTGACGATGGAGCGGATGCCATCCGCGCCAACCACGACGTCGTAGCGCCCCGACGTTCCATCGGAGAACTCGACATCCACT
Encoded here:
- a CDS encoding sensor histidine kinase; protein product: MESTSRVASPLLSSPAATLGASAPSALLPLAHRLPVLMLVYAVPGVITALHTWVYAQAKDPTYSFTRALLVQLPPWQYWAFATPVVLGLGRRFRLERGVWPRALAVHVAALAALMVPYVTLIYFVSRTAGEKWLAETSLGQMLPLMMAKHVITSLLIYGTLVAIGYAVEYHHRYREGALAQSQLETRLAHAQLDVLRAQLHPHFLFNTLNALSVLVRKQDTAGSIRMLTGVSELLRMTLNSTGRQWVPLHEDLDFLERYLDIEQTRFQDRLQVVRAIDPTTLGALVPSLILQPLVENAIKHGLAVRSGSGCVELRAAREGTRLVLEVLDDGPGLAPGWERQDGGIGVANVRARLHQLYADRHVFSLENRPEGGVRARLELPFQSAASEALRA
- a CDS encoding serine hydrolase; protein product: MAQDGVNGSTPGLPRRALLQGLGAAGVGVAVTGGGSSTAQAAVPPQVARGATAAATASTCGEITPEGVTRALAVLEDIIKKDKAATTVPGIAVAVVYDGAVRYLKGIGERQAGVAGDVDPDTVFQLASVSKPLSSTVIAAALTRQLSKGQGWNDTLQSLRPGFTLADPWVGQHVTVADMFAHRSGLPDHAGDLLEDLGYPGEQIVSKLALYPLSRFRDSYAYTNYGLTAGAVAFAASTGRSWGDLAREVLFAPLGMSSANYSFAELQASKNRAALHTLVNGRWTPDLGANNDGQAPAGGANASVRDLARWLTMLLAGGSVPGLQGPLVDTAGLQTLWRPQSVTHGPEELGGRSGFYGLGWNVDYENTGELRLSHSGAFGRGAATSILLFPSKKLGIAVLTNADPRGLPEAIAAEFVDIVRYNASTRNWLAYLGPLVAEPVTEDQTKYSRPAVNPTPPRSLGAYVGTYPNRVYGDLTVSLQQGMLSFTVGPAGKRFPLMHYSGDEFFFQTTGENASGFSGAIFTFSRNRATSLTINAWNRDKLGVFSRRPS
- a CDS encoding TetR/AcrR family transcriptional regulator, whose protein sequence is MAGPSEVKTPRPRGRPPRLSSPLVIETAVKVVRENGLRNLSMRALAERLGATPMAFHHHVGDREALVGRVVEHIFEQLALPDDRLAPLDWLREVAMRVRGLGLEHRGVMDFLLEEGPAVHGALVVLDRTVTKLHEAGMPWREAGDLNTTFFSWLAGTIRRQEPWAARRKDAPLPLQRFHTAALALPAQDHPGVSQTLARMRTLDVEAEFQNSLDFMLEGIGRRLEQHRAGRPRGP
- a CDS encoding glycoside hydrolase family 19 protein, with protein sequence MSGKFVSRSLALLGICGGLSALGGCERAEPAPADLEPVAQVESAAIVDTITAGTYVIRSVMTNKCIDVDSSSTADGAKVQQWDCNGTNAQRFVVTPTSGGYFSIINVNSNKGLDIKEASVAANALVHQWSYGGGTNQQFRFVKEVGSEFSIRARHTDMAIDVYWGNTANGTELVQYPYEQRTNQRWTFDRVDGGGGTGLAAILSESTFNAMFPNRNPFYTYSSLIAAASTFPAFANTGSLETRKREVAAFFANTAHETGDYVYIEEIARGPYCGTWGPPGCNCVPGKSYYGRGPIQLSWNGNYCAAGTALNLPLHTNPDLLAQDANASWRSAFWFWTTQTGAGSMTPHSAMVNGAGFGETIRTINGALECNGGNPGQVQSRIQKYQDIANRLGVSPGGNLGC
- a CDS encoding FAD-dependent monooxygenase, which translates into the protein MKVLVVGGGIGGLALGAALSRRGVVADLIERRPLYGDEGAGIVLGPNVMAVMKGLGLHEAVLAVGHPVGMARITDASGRVLQQTPYAVPGLSLSATTLHRNKLLHVLRSVSPAPRLGVTVAGLRSGADGVDVEFSDGTSGRYDVVVGADGIRSIVREHVCGAEVHPRYSGYTCWRGVVDGHFEDAVVEMWGTGRRVGVVPLGERKSYVFLTLNAPRRTPAPWKDLSGFQARYAGFADPARSALAAFGGLDGLLHNDIEDCSAPRWWKPRVVLLGDAAHAVTPNLGQGAGLAIEDAAALAQLLVSMGPTDEALARYEQLRRPRAERIRDRSWMIGRVAQWENGFARSVRDTLMRWTPESVARSELEKVVRDMPGVPVG